A DNA window from Pogona vitticeps strain Pit_001003342236 chromosome 2, PviZW2.1, whole genome shotgun sequence contains the following coding sequences:
- the UQCRC1 gene encoding cytochrome b-c1 complex subunit 1, mitochondrial, whose protein sequence is MAASSVCRASVSAARWALLRGPHAPPVLWSLARRGSTAPYAHVLYNLPETQVTTLDNGLRVASEHYDQPTCTVGVWIGVGSRYETGDKNGVGNFVEHMAFKGTKKRPGPEFEKEVESIGAHLNSYTSREQTAYYMKALSKDLPKAIEILGDVIQNWNLEDSQIEKQRNVILQEMEDNDTCLSNVVSDYLHATAYQGTPLAQTPEGTTTNIKNLTRADLTEFIENHYKAPRMVLAAAGGVDHKQLVDLAKQHFGSVPYEYKEISPPLLSPCRFTGSEIEDRDDAFPLAHVAVAVEGPGWENPDIFPLLVASALVGNYDHTCSNKHQSNMMAVIGAQKKLFQLFQSFNTCYTDTSLFGFYFVTDGMHIDDTMYFAQAQWMKLCTSVVESDVTRAKNTVRNAFAAQLDGTTNICETIGRHILTYGRRIPLAEWDARISEVDAKQVQEVCNKYVYDKCPAVVGVGPIEQLPDYNRIRSAMYWLRL, encoded by the exons ATGGCGGCGTCCTCGGTCTGCCGGGCGTCAGTCTCTGCGGCCAGATGGGCCCTTCTGCGGGGGCCTCACGCTCCG CCAGTCTTATGGAGTTTGGCAAGAAGAGGAAGTACTGCACCATATGCACATGTCCTCTACAACCTTCCTGAAACACAAGTGACTACTCTGGACAATGGCCTTCGTGTAGCCTCCGAACACTATGACCAGCCTACCTGTaca GTGGGAGTATGGATTGGAGTAGGAAGCCGCTATGAAACTGGAGATAAAAATGGAGTTGGCAACTTTGTAGAACatatggctttcaag GGTACAAAGAAACGCCCTGGTCCTGAGTTTGAAAAGGAAGTGGAGAGCATTGGTGCACATCTCAATAGCTACACCTCTCGTGAGCAGACAGCCTACTACATGAAAGCTTTATCCAAAGATTTGCCAAAAG caatagaGATTTTGGGTGATGTAATACAAAATTGGAACCTGGAAGACTCTCAGATTGAGAAGCAACGGAATGTCATCCTGCAGGAAATGGAAGACAATGATACCTGCTTGTCCAATGTTGTCTCGGATTACCTTCATGCTACAGCTTACCAGGGCACTCCTTTGGCCCAGACTCCTGAAGGAACGACTACAAATATAAA GAATTTGACTCGTGCAGATCTAACAGAATTCATTGAAAATCATTACAAGGCCCCTCGTATGGTTCTGGCAGCTGCTGGAG GTGTTGATCATAAACAACTTGTGGACCTTGCTAAGCAGCACTTCGGCAGTGTTCCTTATGAATACAAGGAAATTTCACCCCCTCTTCTTTCACCTTGCCGCTTCACTGGGAGTGAG ATCGAAGACAGAGATGATGCTTTTCCATTAGCTCATGTTGCTGTTGCAGTGGAGGGACCAGGCTGGGAAAATCCAGATATTTTTCCTCTCCTAGTAGCTAGCGCACTCGTTGGGAACTATGATCATACTTGTAGTAACAAG CATCAGTCCAATATGATGGCCGTAATTGGTGCacaaaaaaagttatttcaaCTTTTCCAGTCCTTCAACACATGCTACACAGACACAAGTCTCTTTGGTTTCTATTTTGTTACTGATGGgatgcatattgatgacacaatgtaTTTTGCCCAGGCTCAATG GATGAAACTCTGTACCAGTGTAGTTGAGAGTGATGTGACAAGAGCCAAAAATACTGTTCGAAACGCTTTCGCAGCTCAACTGGATG GCACCACTAATATATGTGAGACTATTGGAAGGCATATTTTGACTTACGGGCGCCGGATACCCCTGGCAGAATGGGATGCCAGAATTTCT GAAGTAGATGCCAAACAGGTGCAAGAGGTCTGTAATAAGTACGTGTATGATAAATGCCCAGCTGTTGTGGGAGTTG GTCCTATTGAACAGCTGCCAGACTACAACCGTATCCGCAGCGCTATGTACTGGCTCCGTCTCTAG